CCCGGCCAACTCACCATCGAGCATCCATCGTCACCACTTTTCCGCCCTTCATCACCCAAACGACCCGTTCCATTACTGAGATGTCGTCCAGAGGATTTCCCGGGACGGCGATGAGATCTGCGAACTTGCCCGACTCCACGCTTCCTACCCTGTCCTGCCACCCGATGATCGTGGCATTGACGCTCGTTGCCGAGGTTATGACGTCCATCGCGCTCTGGCCGTTCTCGACTCGAAGCTGGAACTCCCTGGCGTTGTCTCCGTGCTCGAAAACACCTGCGTCCGTGCCAAAGCCGACGGTCAAGCCTGCCTCCATCGCTCGTCGAAAGGTGGCGTTTCGGTAACGCATCATCTCGGTCGATCGGTCAATCTGTTCCTGCGGAATCCCAAGCGCTGCTCCGTTCCGGGGGACGATCACACCAACATACAATGTTGGCACGTAGTACGTGAAATCGCTGTCGAGCAGCATGGCGAGTCCCTCTTCGTCCATCATCGATCCATGATCGACCGTCCGCACTCCGGCCCGGACCGAAGCCTTGATTCCCTCTGCGCCGTGCGCGTGAGAGGCCACGAACTTGCCCCATCGACCAGCCTCTACAACCGCGACCGCAAGCTCCTCATCAGAGTACTGCTGCGCACCGGGTGAAATACCCTGCGAGAGAACCGCGCCAGTGGCGAGTACTTTGATAAAATCCGCACCGTTCTTCAGGTTCGTCCGTACGACCTTACGGACCTCGGCAGGTCCGTCGGCCAAGTTCTGAGCCGTGGGTACGTCGACGTAGATCGAGAACTGACGAGCGTCTCCTGCTCCCCCAGTCGCCGACACATAGTTGCCGGCCACGAGCATGCGGGGGCCAGGGAGGACTCCCTCGTCGATCACATCGCGCAGATCGACGTCTGTGAACGCCCACGCGGGGCCCATGT
This genomic interval from Longimicrobiales bacterium contains the following:
- a CDS encoding amidohydrolase family protein codes for the protein MTIFLHMCLLWEFRSYKESHIVIGLSQLVALGRLLSAALVAVALISTPVFAQEGGTVLVTADRLIDGLGNLHEPGAVLVEGEVITAIGDDARNADVARTVELGDVTLLPGLIDLHTHLTDAVESYWEEVLVTTTPPQAALHGAANARTTLLAGFTTVRDMGPAWAFTDVDLRDVIDEGVLPGPRMLVAGNYVSATGGAGDARQFSIYVDVPTAQNLADGPAEVRKVVRTNLKNGADFIKVLATGAVLSQGISPGAQQYSDEELAVAVVEAGRWGKFVASHAHGAEGIKASVRAGVRTVDHGSMMDEEGLAMLLDSDFTYYVPTLYVGVIVPRNGAALGIPQEQIDRSTEMMRYRNATFRRAMEAGLTVGFGTDAGVFEHGDNAREFQLRVENGQSAMDVITSATSVNATIIGWQDRVGSVESGKFADLIAVPGNPLDDISVMERVVWVMKGGKVVTMDARW